A stretch of the Mycobacterium sp. ITM-2016-00317 genome encodes the following:
- a CDS encoding FAD-dependent oxidoreductase has protein sequence MNHVAVAVIGGGPSGLTAAATLAPSVDGEVLVLEREAQTGGIPRHSDHLGYGMRDLHRFVSGPAYARRLTETAADAGAVLETEAMVTGWAGERTLQVTSPRGVRTVTADAVILATGARERPRPARLVPGDRPDGVYTTGQLQNLVHVQHAPVGRRAVIVGAELVSWSAVLTLREAGCTTAAMVSSYPRAEAYTAFRSAGRLLLDGPVLTGSRVVGIHGKNRVRSVTVEHTVTGRRHEIDCDTVVFTGDWIPDHELARTAGLDMDRGTRGPVVDPSLRTSRPGVFAVGNLLHPVDTADGAALDGRHVATAVQSWLRRNDDAAPVSAATPIRVEAPFRWVAPQLVTADGGVPSRGDLLLWTDEFRRLPRLRAMQDGRLLGSRRTPWPAAPGRVYRAPWSLVAGADPKGGPVTLSLA, from the coding sequence ATGAACCACGTCGCAGTAGCCGTCATCGGCGGCGGGCCGTCGGGTCTGACCGCGGCGGCCACACTGGCACCCTCGGTCGACGGTGAGGTGCTGGTGCTCGAACGCGAGGCGCAGACCGGCGGAATCCCCCGGCACAGCGACCATCTCGGTTACGGCATGCGCGATCTGCACCGGTTCGTCTCCGGGCCCGCCTACGCTCGGCGGCTCACCGAGACGGCCGCGGACGCGGGCGCGGTCCTGGAGACCGAGGCGATGGTCACCGGCTGGGCCGGTGAGCGCACCTTGCAGGTCACCTCGCCGCGCGGGGTGCGCACCGTCACCGCCGATGCGGTGATCCTGGCCACCGGCGCCCGCGAACGGCCCCGGCCCGCCCGGCTGGTGCCCGGCGACCGGCCCGACGGCGTGTACACCACCGGTCAGCTGCAGAACCTGGTGCACGTGCAGCACGCGCCGGTGGGTCGGCGCGCGGTGATCGTCGGCGCCGAGCTGGTCAGCTGGTCGGCGGTGCTGACCCTGCGCGAGGCCGGGTGCACCACCGCGGCGATGGTCAGCTCCTACCCGCGGGCCGAGGCGTACACGGCGTTCCGCTCGGCCGGCCGGTTGCTGCTCGACGGTCCGGTGCTGACCGGCAGCCGGGTGGTCGGCATCCACGGCAAGAACCGTGTCCGCTCGGTCACCGTCGAACACACGGTCACCGGCAGGCGGCACGAGATCGACTGTGACACCGTCGTGTTCACCGGCGACTGGATCCCAGACCACGAACTGGCCCGCACCGCCGGGCTGGACATGGACCGCGGCACCCGCGGCCCCGTGGTGGACCCGTCGCTGCGGACCAGCAGGCCGGGGGTGTTCGCCGTCGGCAACCTGCTGCACCCGGTGGACACCGCGGACGGCGCCGCGCTCGACGGACGTCACGTCGCCACCGCGGTGCAGAGCTGGCTGCGCCGCAACGACGACGCCGCCCCGGTGTCCGCGGCGACCCCGATCCGTGTCGAGGCGCCGTTCCGCTGGGTCGCGCCGCAGTTGGTCACGGCCGACGGCGGCGTGCCCTCGCGGGGTGATCTGCTGCTGTGGACCGACGAATTCCGGCGGCTGCCGAGGCTGCGCGCGATGCAGGACGGCCGACTGCTGGGCAGCAGGCGCACGCCGTGGCCTGCCGCTCCCGGCCGCGTCTACCGGGCGCCGTGGTCCCTGGTGGCCGGCGCGGACCCCAAGGGCGGCCCGGTCACCCTCTCGCTCGCCTGA
- a CDS encoding NAD-dependent protein deacetylase: MEAPELVALLQGRRVTVLTGAGMSTDSGIPDYRGPDSPPSNPMTIRQFTSDPEFRQRYWARNHLGWRHMDRTLPNAGHRALAALERAGVVTGVITQNVDLLHSKAGSRRVIDLHGSYARVICLDCGYSMSRAALADLLEAANPGFAAKAAAVGGIAVAPDADAVVSDTASFTVVDCPRCAGMLKPDIVYFGENVPKERVEQAYSLVDEADALLVAGSSLTVYSGYRFVRHAAAAGMPIAIINRGRTRGDDLADVKIDNGCSPMLALLADELPTAGAVLTR, translated from the coding sequence GTGGAAGCACCGGAACTCGTCGCACTACTGCAGGGTCGGCGCGTCACGGTGCTCACCGGGGCCGGCATGTCGACCGATTCGGGGATCCCCGACTACCGAGGCCCGGATTCCCCGCCCAGCAACCCGATGACGATCCGCCAGTTCACCTCCGACCCCGAATTCCGGCAGCGCTACTGGGCGCGCAATCACCTCGGGTGGCGGCACATGGATCGGACGCTGCCCAATGCCGGGCACCGGGCGCTGGCCGCGCTCGAACGCGCCGGGGTGGTCACCGGGGTGATCACCCAGAACGTGGACCTGCTGCACTCGAAGGCGGGCAGCCGGCGCGTCATCGATCTGCACGGCTCCTATGCCCGGGTGATCTGCCTGGACTGCGGGTACTCGATGTCGCGCGCTGCGCTGGCCGACCTGCTCGAAGCCGCCAATCCTGGTTTCGCGGCGAAAGCGGCCGCCGTCGGCGGCATCGCGGTGGCCCCGGACGCCGACGCCGTGGTGTCCGATACCGCGTCGTTCACCGTGGTGGACTGCCCCCGGTGTGCGGGCATGCTCAAGCCCGACATCGTGTACTTCGGCGAGAATGTGCCGAAAGAGCGTGTGGAACAGGCATATTCGCTGGTCGATGAGGCCGATGCGCTGCTGGTCGCCGGGTCCTCGCTGACCGTCTATTCCGGCTACCGGTTCGTCCGGCACGCCGCCGCGGCGGGTATGCCGATCGCGATCATCAACAGGGGTCGCACCCGCGGCGACGATCTGGCCGACGTCAAGATCGACAACGGATGCTCGCCGATGCTGGCCCTGCTCGCCGACGAACTGCCGACCGCCGGGGCGGTCCTCACCAGGTGA
- a CDS encoding enoyl-CoA hydratase/isomerase family protein, protein MTTGPRPPEGDWLGTPYLHFTREGAFGVCRLDRPEARNAMTPAMYFGIKYAVKHVERDPDLAGLLLTGTGDVFAPGGDMGGGGADNWMTFGATLGMDALPFDTLRQSAKPVVAAVNGLCQGGGMQIALCADIAVVSDRATFRVPELYRGIADTYYSHMLARLIGPVRTRDLMFTGRTLTAEEAHDWGLVARVVPHDDLAEAAREVLAQCCRTAPTARTVIKSSLDNYIGLYDRIGMQASLGAPESIEGFMAFKERRSPEWVHPELRVDGRL, encoded by the coding sequence ATGACCACCGGACCCCGGCCGCCAGAAGGCGACTGGCTCGGCACGCCGTACCTCCACTTCACCCGCGAAGGGGCGTTCGGCGTCTGCAGGCTCGACCGGCCAGAGGCGCGCAACGCGATGACCCCGGCGATGTACTTCGGCATCAAGTACGCGGTCAAGCACGTCGAGCGCGACCCGGACCTGGCCGGGCTGCTGCTGACCGGCACCGGCGACGTGTTTGCTCCGGGCGGCGACATGGGCGGCGGTGGGGCCGACAACTGGATGACGTTCGGCGCGACGCTCGGGATGGACGCATTGCCGTTCGACACGCTGCGCCAGTCGGCCAAGCCGGTGGTGGCCGCGGTGAACGGGCTGTGCCAGGGCGGTGGGATGCAGATCGCGCTGTGCGCCGACATCGCCGTGGTCAGTGACCGGGCCACGTTCCGGGTCCCCGAGCTGTACCGGGGCATCGCCGACACCTACTACAGCCACATGCTGGCCCGGCTGATCGGGCCTGTGCGCACCCGAGACCTGATGTTCACCGGACGCACCCTGACCGCCGAGGAGGCGCACGACTGGGGGCTGGTCGCCCGCGTGGTGCCGCACGACGACCTCGCCGAGGCCGCGCGGGAGGTCCTGGCACAGTGCTGCCGGACCGCGCCGACGGCCAGGACGGTGATCAAGTCCAGTCTGGACAACTACATCGGGCTCTACGACCGCATCGGCATGCAGGCCAGCCTCGGCGCGCCGGAGTCCATCGAGGGCTTCATGGCCTTCAAGGAGCGCCGGTCACCGGAATGGGTGCACCCCGAGCTGCGCGTCGACGGCAGGCTCTAG
- a CDS encoding VWA domain-containing protein — protein MPPRRTRPPQPLAPHGIPGHLVEFVEALRAQGISVGPSETVDAGQVMAALGLADRAVLREGLACAVLRRPDHRETYDALFDLYFPAALGARTVLDDDSDGESGLPPEDIEAMRQALLDMLTDWRNNNDGEEPTSLDERLAAMIAQIVEAYGRYDSSRGPSYSSYQALKAMNLDDLEGRLLAGLLAPYGEEPTPTQEQIAKALAAQRISQLRKMVESETKRRTAEQLGRDHVQMYGVPQLAENVEFLRASGEQLRQMRRVVGPLARQLATRLAARRRRSRAGEIDLRKTLRKSMSTGGVPIDVVLKKPHPARPELVVLCDVSGSVAGFSHFTLLLVHALRQQFSRVRVFAFIDTTDEVTELFGPDADLAVAVQRITREAAVYTRDGHSDYGHAFVSFLDKFPSVLSPRSSLLVLGDGRNNYRNPETDLLAHMVNASRHAHWLNPEPKHLWGSGDSAVPRYQDIITMHECRSAKQLASVIDALLPV, from the coding sequence ATGCCGCCCCGACGCACCCGCCCGCCCCAGCCGCTGGCGCCGCACGGAATTCCCGGCCATCTGGTCGAGTTCGTGGAAGCGCTGCGCGCGCAGGGCATCTCGGTGGGTCCGTCGGAGACGGTGGACGCCGGCCAGGTGATGGCCGCGCTCGGGCTGGCCGACCGCGCCGTGCTGCGCGAAGGGCTGGCGTGCGCGGTGCTGCGCAGACCCGATCACCGCGAGACCTACGACGCGCTGTTCGACCTGTACTTCCCGGCGGCGCTGGGCGCCAGGACCGTGCTCGACGACGACTCCGACGGTGAGTCGGGGCTGCCGCCCGAGGACATCGAGGCGATGCGCCAGGCCCTTCTCGACATGCTCACCGACTGGCGCAACAACAACGACGGCGAGGAACCGACCAGCCTCGACGAGCGCCTGGCGGCGATGATCGCCCAGATCGTGGAGGCCTACGGCCGCTACGACTCCAGCCGCGGGCCGTCGTACTCGTCGTATCAGGCGCTCAAGGCGATGAACCTGGACGACCTGGAGGGCCGGTTGCTGGCCGGTCTGCTGGCCCCGTATGGCGAGGAGCCCACCCCGACCCAGGAGCAGATCGCCAAAGCGCTTGCCGCCCAACGGATCAGCCAGCTGCGCAAGATGGTGGAATCCGAGACCAAGCGGCGCACGGCCGAGCAGCTGGGCCGCGACCACGTGCAGATGTACGGCGTCCCGCAGCTGGCGGAGAACGTCGAGTTCCTGCGGGCGTCGGGGGAGCAGTTGCGCCAGATGCGCCGGGTGGTGGGCCCGTTGGCGCGCCAACTGGCCACCCGGCTGGCGGCCCGGCGGCGACGCTCCCGCGCCGGCGAGATCGATCTGCGCAAGACGCTGCGCAAGTCGATGTCCACCGGCGGCGTGCCGATCGACGTGGTGCTCAAGAAGCCGCATCCTGCCCGTCCCGAGCTGGTGGTGCTGTGCGACGTGTCCGGGTCGGTTGCCGGGTTCAGTCACTTCACGCTGCTGTTGGTGCACGCGCTGCGCCAGCAGTTCAGCCGGGTGCGCGTCTTCGCGTTCATCGACACCACCGACGAGGTCACCGAGTTGTTCGGCCCCGACGCCGATCTGGCCGTGGCCGTGCAGCGGATCACCCGTGAGGCCGCGGTCTACACCCGCGACGGGCACTCCGACTACGGCCACGCGTTCGTGTCGTTCCTCGACAAGTTCCCGAGCGTGCTGTCGCCGCGCAGTTCACTGCTGGTGCTCGGCGACGGCCGGAACAACTACCGCAACCCCGAGACCGATCTGCTCGCCCACATGGTCAACGCCAGCAGGCACGCGCACTGGCTCAACCCCGAGCCGAAGCACCTGTGGGGCAGCGGCGATTCGGCCGTGCCGCGCTATCAGGACATCATCACGATGCACGAGTGCCGCTCGGCCAAGCAGCTCGCCTCGGTCATCGACGCGCTGCTTCCCGTCTGA
- a CDS encoding cytochrome P450 translates to MAVTPNTLPADPPARTYDPIDLSSRAFWSTTADQREQVFAQLRAARPVSWHPPVEDALMPDPSDLGYWAVTRHADIVEVSRNSEVFLSGKGVLFENVPEELLEASQSFLAMDPPRHTLIRKVVHAAFTPRQVRRIEDSIKANARDIVAELRAAGSGVDFVAHCAKELPVRTLSDMVGIPDSERHAVADAADAMVSWGDPEFLDGRNPLEVLFTSQMYLHQVALGLAAERRADPGDDLFSPLVHAEVEGARLTDSEIAAFFVLLAVAGNDTTRQTTSHAMKALTDFPDQRAWLTAAFEQRIGGAVEEFIRWASPVMTFRRTAASDYELNGQHISAGEKVVMFYSSGNRDTSVFDRPECLDLGRDPNPHLGFGGGGRHFCLGAHVARAQLRAILGELLTQIPGLQAGEPSYVAGNFIHAVRRMPVTW, encoded by the coding sequence ATGGCTGTGACCCCGAACACACTTCCTGCCGACCCGCCGGCGCGGACGTACGACCCGATAGATCTGTCCTCGCGGGCTTTCTGGTCCACCACCGCAGACCAGCGGGAACAGGTATTCGCTCAGCTCAGGGCGGCGCGTCCGGTCAGCTGGCACCCGCCGGTCGAGGACGCGCTGATGCCCGATCCCAGCGACCTCGGCTACTGGGCCGTCACCCGGCACGCCGACATCGTGGAGGTGAGCCGCAACAGCGAGGTTTTCCTGTCCGGCAAGGGCGTGCTCTTCGAGAACGTCCCCGAGGAGCTGCTGGAGGCCTCTCAGTCGTTCCTGGCGATGGATCCACCCCGGCACACGCTGATCCGCAAGGTCGTGCACGCGGCGTTCACGCCACGCCAGGTGCGCCGGATCGAGGACTCGATCAAAGCGAACGCCCGCGATATCGTCGCCGAGTTGCGGGCGGCCGGAAGCGGGGTCGATTTCGTCGCCCACTGCGCCAAGGAACTGCCGGTGCGCACGCTGTCGGACATGGTCGGCATCCCCGATTCCGAGCGCCACGCGGTGGCCGACGCCGCCGACGCGATGGTGAGCTGGGGGGACCCGGAGTTCCTCGACGGCCGAAACCCGTTGGAGGTGCTGTTCACCAGCCAGATGTACCTGCATCAGGTCGCTCTGGGACTGGCCGCCGAGCGCCGGGCCGACCCCGGTGACGACCTGTTCAGTCCGCTGGTGCACGCCGAGGTGGAAGGGGCCAGGCTCACCGACTCGGAGATCGCCGCGTTCTTCGTCCTGCTCGCGGTGGCAGGCAACGACACCACCCGGCAGACCACCAGCCACGCGATGAAGGCGCTCACCGACTTCCCCGACCAACGGGCCTGGCTGACGGCGGCCTTCGAGCAGCGGATCGGCGGCGCCGTCGAGGAGTTCATCCGGTGGGCGAGCCCGGTGATGACGTTCCGGCGCACGGCGGCAAGCGATTACGAGCTGAACGGGCAGCACATCTCGGCCGGCGAGAAGGTGGTCATGTTCTACTCGTCCGGCAACCGGGACACGAGCGTGTTCGATCGTCCGGAATGCTTGGATCTGGGCCGCGACCCCAATCCTCACCTCGGATTCGGGGGCGGCGGGCGACACTTCTGCCTCGGGGCCCATGTGGCGCGGGCCCAGCTCCGGGCGATCCTCGGAGAGCTGCTCACGCAGATCCCGGGCCTGCAGGCCGGTGAGCCGTCCTACGTGGCAGGCAATTTCATCCATGCCGTCCGCAGGATGCCCGTCACCTGGTGA
- a CDS encoding TetR/AcrR family transcriptional regulator, which yields MPSVTRKPQAGRQERREQIERRLLEATDRLMAEGASFTELSVDRLATEAGISRASFYIYFEDKGHLLRRLASQVFGDLSAAAARWWSVTARRDPADVHAAMTAIIAAYRRHQPVLVALNEMAPYDSAVGQTYRELLAEVSESFQAVIVEGQAAGTIRRQLSPETTAHTLVLMVERSCQQNLPSKPSSFDAELAAVLTEIVWGALYLTPALP from the coding sequence GTGCCGTCGGTAACCAGAAAGCCGCAGGCCGGTCGTCAGGAGCGGCGCGAGCAGATCGAGCGCCGACTACTCGAAGCGACCGACCGGCTGATGGCCGAGGGTGCGAGCTTCACCGAGCTCAGCGTCGACCGCCTCGCCACCGAAGCGGGGATCTCCCGGGCGAGCTTCTACATCTACTTCGAGGACAAGGGCCACCTGCTGCGCCGGCTGGCATCCCAGGTTTTCGGTGATCTCTCCGCGGCTGCAGCGCGCTGGTGGTCGGTGACGGCCCGCCGCGATCCCGCCGACGTCCATGCCGCAATGACTGCGATCATCGCCGCTTATCGCCGACATCAGCCGGTACTCGTCGCCCTCAACGAGATGGCGCCGTACGACTCGGCGGTCGGCCAGACCTATCGCGAACTGCTCGCGGAGGTGAGTGAGAGTTTCCAGGCCGTGATCGTCGAAGGCCAGGCCGCGGGAACCATTCGGCGCCAACTCTCCCCGGAGACGACCGCCCACACTCTCGTGTTGATGGTGGAGCGGTCCTGTCAGCAGAATCTGCCGTCGAAGCCCTCGTCGTTCGACGCCGAGCTCGCTGCTGTTCTGACCGAGATCGTCTGGGGCGCACTGTATCTGACTCCCGCATTGCCCTAG
- a CDS encoding NAD(+) synthase, with protein MDFYSAYQQGFVRVAACTQPVAIADPVANAEQVLEVARECDADSVALAVYPELTLSGYSIEDILLQDALLEAVHEAVLEVAAGSAALMPVLVIGAPLRFGHRVYNTAVVIHRGRVLGVVPKSYLPTYREFYESRQMAAGDDVHGTIRIGDEDVPFGPDLLFAATDLPGFVLHVEICEDMFVPIPPSAEAALAGATVLANLSGSPITIGRAEDRALLARSASARCLAAYVYAAAGEGESTTDLAWDGQTMVWENGNCLAESERFPAGVRRSVADVDLELLRAERTRMGTFDDNRVHHGIAADRYRRIPFRLDPPTGDIGLRRKIERFPFVPSNAARLEQDCYEAYNIQVSGLEQRLRAIGSPKVVIGVSGGLDSTHALIVAARAMDRLGLPRSDILAFTLPGFATGDRTKSNAVRLGEALGVTFSEIDIRKTAELMLTEIDHPFARGEKVYDVTFENVQAGLRTDYLFRLANQRGGIVLGTGDLSELALGWSTYGVGDQMSHYNVNGGVPKTLIQHLIRWVATSGQFDDAVNEVLFDVLDTEISPELVPAGEDEEIQSTEGKVGPYVLQDFSLFQVLRFGFRPSKVAFLAWHAWSDASSGDWPPGYPDDKRPEYSLKEIRHWLQVFAQRFYSFSQFKRSALPNGPKVSHGGSLSPRGDWRAPSDMSARTWLDEIERSIPAE; from the coding sequence ATGGATTTCTACTCGGCCTATCAGCAGGGTTTCGTCCGTGTCGCCGCCTGCACCCAGCCGGTGGCCATCGCCGACCCTGTCGCGAACGCGGAGCAGGTGCTGGAGGTGGCCCGCGAGTGTGACGCCGACAGCGTGGCGCTGGCGGTCTATCCCGAGCTGACGCTGTCGGGCTATTCGATCGAGGACATCCTGCTCCAGGACGCGTTGCTGGAGGCCGTGCACGAGGCGGTGCTCGAGGTGGCCGCCGGGTCGGCCGCGCTGATGCCGGTACTGGTGATCGGCGCACCGCTGCGCTTCGGTCACCGGGTCTACAACACCGCCGTCGTCATCCACCGGGGCCGGGTGCTCGGTGTCGTGCCGAAGTCGTACCTGCCGACCTACCGGGAGTTCTACGAGAGTCGTCAGATGGCCGCAGGCGACGATGTGCACGGAACCATCCGGATCGGCGACGAGGACGTCCCGTTCGGTCCCGACCTGTTGTTCGCCGCCACCGACCTGCCCGGGTTCGTGCTGCACGTGGAGATCTGCGAGGACATGTTCGTGCCGATCCCACCGAGCGCCGAGGCCGCGCTGGCCGGGGCGACGGTGCTGGCCAACCTGTCGGGCAGCCCGATCACCATCGGCCGAGCCGAGGACCGCGCGCTGCTGGCCCGCTCGGCGTCGGCGCGCTGCCTGGCCGCCTACGTGTACGCGGCCGCGGGAGAGGGCGAGTCCACCACCGACCTGGCATGGGACGGCCAGACGATGGTGTGGGAGAACGGCAACTGCCTGGCCGAGTCCGAACGCTTCCCGGCCGGGGTCCGCCGCTCGGTGGCCGACGTCGACCTCGAGCTGTTGCGCGCCGAACGCACGCGGATGGGCACCTTCGACGACAACCGCGTGCACCACGGCATCGCCGCCGACAGGTACCGGCGCATCCCGTTCCGGCTCGACCCGCCGACCGGCGACATCGGATTGCGACGCAAGATCGAACGGTTCCCGTTCGTGCCCTCGAATGCGGCTCGGCTGGAACAGGACTGCTACGAGGCTTACAACATCCAGGTGTCGGGCCTGGAACAGCGGTTGCGCGCGATCGGGTCGCCGAAGGTGGTCATCGGGGTGTCGGGTGGTCTGGACTCCACGCACGCGCTGATCGTGGCCGCCCGCGCGATGGACCGGCTGGGCCTGCCGCGCAGCGACATCCTGGCGTTCACGCTGCCCGGCTTCGCGACCGGCGACCGCACCAAGAGCAACGCGGTCCGACTCGGGGAAGCACTCGGTGTCACGTTCTCGGAGATCGACATCCGCAAGACCGCCGAGCTGATGCTGACCGAGATCGACCACCCGTTCGCCCGCGGCGAGAAGGTGTACGACGTCACGTTCGAGAACGTGCAGGCCGGTCTGCGCACCGATTACCTGTTCCGGCTGGCGAATCAGCGCGGCGGGATCGTGCTGGGCACCGGTGATCTGTCCGAGCTGGCACTGGGCTGGTCGACATACGGTGTCGGCGACCAGATGTCGCATTACAACGTGAACGGCGGGGTGCCGAAAACCCTGATCCAGCACCTCATCCGGTGGGTGGCGACGTCCGGTCAGTTCGACGACGCGGTCAACGAAGTGTTGTTCGACGTGCTCGATACCGAGATCAGCCCGGAACTGGTCCCGGCGGGCGAGGACGAGGAGATCCAGTCCACCGAGGGCAAGGTGGGTCCCTATGTGCTGCAGGACTTCTCGCTGTTCCAGGTGTTGCGGTTCGGGTTCCGCCCGTCGAAGGTGGCCTTCCTGGCCTGGCACGCCTGGAGCGACGCGTCCAGCGGCGACTGGCCGCCCGGCTACCCGGACGACAAGCGACCGGAGTACTCGCTGAAGGAGATCCGGCACTGGCTGCAGGTCTTCGCGCAGCGTTTCTACTCGTTCTCACAGTTCAAGCGGTCGGCGTTGCCGAACGGTCCCAAGGTCTCCCACGGCGGGTCGCTGTCGCCGCGGGGCGACTGGCGGGCACCGTCGGACATGTCGGCGCGGACCTGGCTCGACGAGATCGAGCGCTCGATCCCCGCCGAGTAG
- a CDS encoding ribokinase, with protein sequence MVTRVCVVGSVNADLTFGVDALPGAGQTVLASALSTTPGGKGGNQAVAAARSGAVVQLVAALGTDAAAGDLRAHLSANSVGTDGVTTVPGPSGTAAIVVDGTAENFIVVAPGANAHLSLSSPAVRDVVAAAEVVLVSLEIPVDTALTAARVGRAAGATVMLNASPTPDDVATLAEVVDVVVVNETEAEGWFDGERPRVPHVIVTRGGRGATYFGPDRLDVPAPSVEAVDTTGAGDVFAGVLAAHWPRGVDYALPRACAAGALATLVHGAGDCAPYSEAVEDVLEAS encoded by the coding sequence ATGGTGACGCGGGTCTGTGTGGTGGGCAGTGTCAACGCCGATCTCACGTTCGGCGTCGACGCGCTTCCCGGGGCCGGACAGACCGTCCTGGCGTCGGCGCTGTCGACCACGCCGGGCGGCAAGGGCGGCAATCAGGCGGTCGCGGCGGCGCGTTCCGGCGCGGTGGTGCAGCTCGTCGCCGCGCTGGGCACCGACGCCGCCGCCGGGGATCTGCGGGCGCACCTGAGCGCCAACTCCGTCGGCACCGACGGCGTGACGACGGTGCCCGGTCCGAGCGGCACGGCCGCGATCGTGGTCGACGGCACCGCCGAGAACTTCATCGTGGTCGCGCCCGGAGCCAACGCGCATCTGAGCCTGAGCTCACCGGCCGTGCGGGACGTCGTCGCCGCCGCCGAGGTGGTGCTGGTGTCGCTGGAGATCCCGGTGGACACCGCACTGACCGCGGCCCGGGTCGGGCGCGCAGCCGGGGCGACCGTGATGCTCAACGCGTCGCCGACCCCGGACGACGTCGCCACGCTGGCCGAGGTCGTCGACGTGGTGGTGGTCAACGAGACCGAGGCCGAGGGTTGGTTCGACGGCGAGCGGCCGCGGGTGCCGCACGTGATCGTCACCCGGGGTGGGCGCGGTGCCACCTACTTCGGGCCGGACCGCCTGGACGTGCCTGCGCCGTCCGTCGAGGCGGTGGACACCACCGGCGCCGGCGACGTGTTCGCCGGCGTGCTCGCCGCGCACTGGCCGCGCGGGGTCGACTACGCGCTGCCGCGCGCCTGTGCCGCCGGAGCGTTGGCGACGCTGGTGCACGGTGCCGGGGACTGTGCCCCTTACAGTGAGGCTGTCGAGGACGTCCTGGAGGCGTCCTGA
- a CDS encoding MoxR family ATPase, which yields MTVPAQIVPMFADIDDVAKRLAETGYLPDTATATAVFLADRLGKPLLVEGPAGVGKTELARAIAQSTGSGLVRLQCYEGVDEARALYEWNHAKQILRIQAGNASAGADGAWDKTRDDVFSEEFLLTRPLLTAIRRTEPTVLLIDETDKADIEIEGLLLEVLSDFAVTVPELGTITAERRPLVVLTSNATRELSEALKRRCLFLHIDFPDPELERRILLSRVPELPERLAEELVRIIGVMRGMALKKVPSVAETIDWGRTLLALGMDTVDDEVIAATLGVVLKHQSDQIKAAGELRLN from the coding sequence GTGACCGTTCCCGCACAGATCGTGCCGATGTTCGCCGACATCGACGACGTCGCCAAGCGGCTGGCCGAAACCGGCTACCTGCCCGACACCGCCACCGCCACCGCGGTGTTCCTCGCCGACCGGCTGGGCAAGCCGCTGCTGGTGGAGGGGCCCGCCGGCGTCGGCAAGACCGAACTGGCCCGCGCGATCGCGCAGTCCACCGGCTCCGGACTGGTGCGCCTGCAGTGCTACGAGGGCGTCGACGAGGCCCGCGCGCTCTACGAGTGGAACCACGCCAAGCAGATCCTGCGCATCCAGGCCGGCAATGCGTCCGCCGGCGCGGACGGCGCCTGGGACAAGACCCGCGACGACGTGTTCTCCGAAGAGTTCCTGCTGACCCGCCCGCTGCTCACGGCGATCCGGCGCACCGAACCCACGGTGCTGTTGATCGACGAGACCGACAAGGCCGACATCGAGATCGAAGGCCTGCTGCTGGAGGTGCTCAGCGACTTCGCGGTGACGGTGCCCGAACTGGGCACCATCACCGCCGAGCGGCGTCCGCTGGTGGTGCTGACCTCGAACGCGACCCGTGAGCTCTCCGAAGCGCTCAAGCGGCGGTGTCTGTTCCTGCACATCGACTTCCCCGACCCCGAGCTGGAGCGGCGCATCCTGCTGTCGCGGGTGCCCGAGCTACCTGAACGCCTGGCCGAGGAGCTGGTCCGGATCATCGGCGTGATGCGGGGGATGGCGCTCAAGAAGGTGCCCTCGGTCGCCGAGACCATCGACTGGGGACGCACCCTGCTGGCGCTGGGCATGGACACCGTCGACGACGAGGTGATCGCGGCGACGCTGGGTGTGGTGCTCAAACACCAGTCCGACCAGATCAAGGCGGCCGGGGAGCTGAGGCTCAACTGA